The Asticcacaulis sp. EMRT-3 region GCAGCCTGCGCGCTCTATGGCCCGATGGCCTCGCTGCTCGTTGAAATGTTCCCGACGCGCGTGCGCTATACGGCCATGAGCCTGCCCTATAATATCGGCACGGGCTGGTTTGGCGGCATCCAGCCTGCCCTGTCGTTCGCTATGGTCACCGCCACCGGCAGCATCTATTTCGGCCTGTGGTATCCGGTGATCACCGGCGGCGTGGCGGCGGTGGTTACGCTGTTCTTCCTCAAGGAAACCAAAGGCCGCGACTTAAGCGAGATTGAGTAGCGGTTAGCCCGCTTTGCGTGCGTTCATATAGGCTTTCAGCACGTCTTGCATCCGGGTCAGGTGTCCTTTGCCGTTCGTTTCGGCGACAAAAAAATCAAAGACCTCCGGGTCGAGTTTCAGATGGATCGAACGTGGCTTTTTAGGTTCCTGAATCTTGGCGCTTGCCCAGAAATCCGCACCCAGAGGCTCACCTTCCGGCGCATCCGGATCATGGAA contains the following coding sequences:
- a CDS encoding BrnA antitoxin family protein, whose protein sequence is MTKSGIKTASLEDIEAMYERGELFHDPDAPEGEPLGADFWASAKIQEPKKPRSIHLKLDPEVFDFFVAETNGKGHLTRMQDVLKAYMNARKAG